From Alcaligenes faecalis, the proteins below share one genomic window:
- the glnQ gene encoding glutamine ABC transporter ATP-binding protein GlnQ, whose product MSIVEFKKVTKRFGDNIVLDDISLTIDKGEVVVVVGPSGSGKSTFLRCINKLEDIQAGDIVVNGLSVNGTPAQVRELRREAGMVFQQFNLFPQMSALENVMFGPVHTRGTGRAQAREEAMELLAKVGLAERVNHYPNELSGGQQQRVAIARALAIKPKLMLFDEPTSALDPELRQEVLKVMQLLAEEGMTMVVVTHEMDFARRVGSRLIFIDQGRVAHDGPPAELLSDPPSQRLKDFLQHVA is encoded by the coding sequence ATGAGTATTGTCGAGTTCAAGAAGGTAACCAAGCGCTTTGGAGACAATATCGTGCTCGACGATATCAGTCTGACGATTGATAAGGGCGAAGTGGTTGTGGTGGTGGGCCCGTCCGGATCGGGGAAATCCACGTTCCTGCGCTGCATTAACAAGCTGGAAGACATTCAGGCGGGCGACATTGTGGTCAACGGCTTGAGTGTGAATGGCACGCCAGCGCAGGTGCGTGAGCTGCGTCGGGAAGCCGGCATGGTATTTCAGCAGTTCAATCTGTTTCCGCAGATGAGTGCGCTGGAAAATGTCATGTTCGGGCCCGTGCATACCCGGGGCACCGGTCGCGCCCAGGCCCGTGAGGAAGCCATGGAGCTGCTGGCTAAAGTGGGCTTGGCTGAGCGCGTCAATCATTACCCCAATGAGCTGTCCGGTGGACAGCAGCAGCGAGTGGCCATCGCTCGCGCCCTGGCGATCAAACCCAAGCTGATGCTGTTTGATGAACCGACTTCTGCGCTGGACCCGGAGCTGCGTCAGGAAGTGCTCAAGGTCATGCAATTGCTGGCTGAAGAAGGCATGACCATGGTGGTGGTGACACACGAGATGGATTTTGCGCGTCGTGTGGGCAGCCGTCTGATCTTTATTGATCAGGGCAGGGTGGCGCACGATGGACCGCCTGCCGAGCTGCTGAGCGATCCCCCCAGTCAGCGCCTTAAGGACTTTTTGCAGCACGTGGCCTAA
- the murU gene encoding N-acetylmuramate alpha-1-phosphate uridylyltransferase MurU: MRAMILAAGRGERMRPLTDTCPKPLIPAGGLPLIVWHLRALAKAGFREVIINHAWLGEQIESTLGDGSQWGLRLSYSPESSALETAGGIAKALDFFQDQPFLLMNGDIWSDWDPAQALVMAERLQAGPEQAWLILTPNPPHHPEGDFGMQEGQLHLCAKTLAGARSATLSGIGVYKPELFAHLPKDQPAKAAPLLHAAIERHQVLGSLHQGFWMDVGTPERLAQLNQHLESLAPSQ, from the coding sequence ATGCGCGCCATGATTCTGGCAGCCGGTCGAGGCGAGCGCATGCGCCCCTTGACCGACACCTGCCCCAAACCCCTGATTCCTGCAGGCGGCCTGCCACTCATCGTCTGGCACTTGCGTGCCCTGGCCAAAGCAGGCTTTCGTGAGGTCATCATCAACCACGCCTGGTTGGGAGAGCAGATTGAATCCACGCTGGGCGACGGCAGCCAATGGGGTTTGCGCCTGAGCTACTCGCCAGAGTCGTCGGCCCTGGAAACTGCTGGCGGTATTGCCAAGGCGCTGGATTTTTTCCAGGACCAGCCTTTCCTGTTGATGAATGGGGATATCTGGTCCGATTGGGACCCTGCCCAAGCTTTGGTCATGGCCGAACGCCTGCAAGCAGGCCCGGAGCAGGCCTGGCTGATACTGACACCCAACCCGCCCCACCATCCCGAAGGCGACTTTGGCATGCAGGAAGGGCAATTGCATCTATGCGCCAAAACCCTTGCAGGCGCCCGTAGTGCCACCTTGAGCGGCATAGGCGTCTACAAGCCCGAGCTCTTTGCGCACTTGCCTAAAGACCAGCCCGCCAAAGCAGCGCCTTTGCTCCATGCCGCCATTGAGCGCCATCAGGTACTCGGCAGCCTGCATCAAGGCTTCTGGATGGACGTTGGCACACCGGAACGATTAGCCCAGTTAAACCAACACTTGGAATCGTTAGCGCCCTCACAGTAA
- a CDS encoding ABC transporter permease subunit (The N-terminal region of this protein, as described by TIGR01726, is a three transmembrane segment that identifies a subfamily of ABC transporter permease subunits, which specificities that include histidine, arginine, glutamine, glutamate, L-cystine (sic), the opines (in Agrobacterium) octopine and nopaline, etc.): MTLLITLSGLVGGAVLGFLTGVITTYIRVPVTWRRAALFVLGLLVLGFVLKGLSWLMSNWLSFIPAWIWNSVQALIALSLLGFFRRYLLLVLSFLCQLYVLLIRGTPIVVQVMFIYFALPMLANIRIDGLTAAIFTLMINSGAYISEIVRGALQSVPKGLKEAGEAMGLPFHKILRHIIGPVAFRRMIPAMGNQCIISLKDSSLFIVIGVAELTRQGQEIIANNFRSVEIWGAVAVIYLILTGLIALTLKLIEHRMRIV; the protein is encoded by the coding sequence ATGACGCTGCTCATTACCCTGTCGGGTTTGGTGGGCGGTGCTGTATTAGGTTTTCTGACCGGGGTGATTACCACCTACATTCGGGTACCGGTCACTTGGCGCCGAGCCGCTTTGTTCGTGCTGGGGCTGCTGGTTTTGGGCTTTGTGCTCAAGGGTCTGTCCTGGTTGATGAGTAACTGGCTCAGTTTCATCCCCGCCTGGATCTGGAACTCTGTGCAGGCGCTGATCGCCCTGTCCTTGCTGGGTTTTTTCAGACGTTATCTGCTGCTGGTGCTGTCGTTCCTGTGCCAGCTATACGTGCTGCTGATACGCGGTACCCCCATCGTGGTGCAAGTGATGTTCATCTACTTTGCACTGCCCATGCTGGCCAATATTCGTATTGATGGTCTGACGGCGGCGATCTTCACCTTGATGATCAACTCCGGGGCCTATATTTCCGAGATCGTGCGGGGTGCCTTGCAGTCCGTGCCCAAAGGTCTGAAAGAAGCCGGGGAGGCGATGGGACTGCCATTTCACAAGATTTTGCGCCACATTATTGGGCCGGTGGCGTTTCGCCGCATGATTCCGGCCATGGGTAACCAGTGCATTATCAGCTTGAAGGATTCATCGCTGTTTATCGTGATTGGTGTGGCAGAGCTGACTCGCCAGGGCCAGGAGATTATTGCGAATAACTTTCGTTCGGTGGAGATTTGGGGTGCGGTGGCCGTGATCTATCTGATCCTGACCGGCCTGATTGCCCTGACTCTGAAGTTGATTGAACACCGCATGAGGATTGTATGA
- a CDS encoding membrane protein has product MLGSSKRTVFKPTAYGSSRRKRRIPRWFVLLLTGIALGAGGLLFLQKSYGPTRLTVEQSEQLHYDLNTANADKQRLQAQLNQTSRDLEDVSQKEDKLGKQTSDLQAMVTKLEKDIALFADAMPPDPRGTSPGIRAAEFTVNEGQLNHFVLLMQDKGKEAEFTGTMEFVAAGRYSNGRSGNVDLPSQTVSVGRYAYINGSAELPAGFTPRQVTIRIKPDGANRVVATRTIYVTPSR; this is encoded by the coding sequence ATGCTTGGTTCCTCCAAACGCACCGTATTCAAACCCACCGCCTACGGCTCCAGCCGTCGAAAACGCCGTATTCCACGCTGGTTTGTCCTATTGTTGACAGGTATTGCCCTAGGTGCCGGTGGCCTGCTGTTCTTGCAAAAGAGTTATGGCCCGACACGCCTGACCGTAGAGCAGTCCGAACAACTGCACTATGACCTGAACACTGCCAATGCAGACAAGCAGCGCCTGCAAGCGCAATTGAATCAAACCAGCCGCGATCTGGAAGACGTCAGCCAGAAAGAAGACAAGCTGGGCAAGCAGACCAGCGATCTGCAGGCCATGGTCACCAAGCTGGAAAAAGACATCGCGCTGTTTGCCGATGCCATGCCACCGGATCCACGTGGTACCTCGCCCGGTATTCGCGCTGCTGAATTCACCGTCAATGAAGGCCAGCTCAATCACTTTGTGCTATTGATGCAGGACAAGGGCAAAGAGGCCGAGTTCACCGGCACCATGGAGTTTGTGGCCGCTGGTCGTTATAGCAATGGCCGCAGTGGAAATGTGGACCTGCCCAGCCAGACTGTCAGTGTAGGCCGTTATGCCTATATCAATGGCTCCGCAGAGCTGCCCGCTGGCTTTACACCGCGTCAGGTCACAATCCGCATCAAGCCTGATGGCGCAAACCGAGTGGTTGCCACTCGCACCATCTACGTCACACCCTCCAGATAA